The DNA region TTAGTTTATCATCGTGAGTAGCCGGCTTGGATATGCATACGTACCGATCATGAGGCAGTATGCATTTGAGCTGTGAGCTTGGAAAAGGGCAGGGACAGTCCTTAGGCTGTGGAACACACTCCAACGTGTCTGTACACAGATATCCCCCGCATTCAGAGTTCAGGTATTTGTCTTCGAACGATTGTGGAGCCTTTTGCtcctgctgttgctggttttgattgaaattgaacaggAACCCTGAAGCAGCACTTGCCATCAGCAGAACAGCCGCTAGAAACATTCTAACACCGCTAGCAAACATTTGGACAAACCTGGCACTTATTCCAGGGCATCTTGCGCACTCAACGGACCTTGGAAAGCCGTCCAGCTCTTAAGTATGccagctcatcgctggCTTATGGTCACGTGACACCCTTTACTATGCAGCTGTTCCTCTTTTAGCGGTTGAACCGTCCTATCGAGCtttccagctgctggcAGGATAGTTGATGGACTCCGGATCTTCccttctctttgttttgcCTAGTTCTTCGGTTCTGTGCTTTATGTAGTTAGCGAAGCTGTCTTAGGCGGCCCAAGGCCGACAGGACACAGTTGAAAACAATGGTGGTCTGTCGACGGTCTGCGGCTCTGGGATGATCTGCTGCCCAACGTTGAGGAATCCCGATGCTGGTTCGAGCGTTCTAGCTCTGGTTTTCCAGCTCCCTGGCGGTCAAGGTGGTCAAAGCGCACAATGCAACTAGCTGAGGGCTCATAATCTGACCTAGTGTGTCCTTTAGATATCTTCGGAATCAGTTGGATAGATCGGCGTATTCAGGGTTTCGGATTGGCGCCCCACCGtatagccgccgaggtcCCATCTGCTTTGAGAGGACGGAACAGAAGCCTAACGGTTTGAAGCACTCTGCTGGTTTGAATTCATGGCAGAGTACGTGGTATGATCATTCCAGACTGAGTTTCCCGGTGGGATGTGGAGAGATATCAGGTCTACCGAATTTTAAATGTTGCGCTGAGGAGACGGCGCAAAGGAAATCAATGAGATGACTGCTCGGAGCGTCCCCAGCTGGTATTGCAGACGGTATGAACACCCTGAGGTCATCCAGGTTGGCTTTCTGGCTCACGCGTAACCCTCGAACGCAGAAGACCATCGGGACTGGCACGATCTTTGTTGCAGGAGATGCTACAAGTTTCAAGACCATTACTGAGATACTTGAGGATTTCTGGGAGAAGAATTGGGCGTTTTGCTTGGTGAACGTTAGAGTTCTGTGCTTACGCGTATTATGAAGCACTTTTAACGCGATGCGGCTCGAGAGATAGCAAGAACATGCAACGTTGCAAAGGTCGTTCGAAAAGGATAGAAGCAGGAGCCAGGTCGTTCAATCAGGCTCGTTGAGGGCATTCGGGTTGTAACTGAGGGAAAAGGGAGTCCGATGTATTACAACGTTCGACACATTGCTGAGCCCTACGAAAATATACTGCGAGACTCATCGAACCATTCGACATGTCAATTGGTGATCTTCGTTTCATGTCTTAGCGTCGATGCACTATGTGCAACGAAGATGCTTTCGCagttgctgaagaaacagctggTTCAGCTGCAGATTGTGCCTGTTTTTGGATACTCGGACTTGAAAGGTCACTACGCCAAGCTGGATGACAATGTTAATAGTGTAATACTTGTTGGATGCGGGGGTGGCATAGATATCGAACAGTTTTTCGAAATCGAGCCAGATGAACATGTTATAGAGACTGAGCAGGGCTCCAAGAAGTTTAAGAGGCGATTGTACGTCTTTGATACACACAGACCTTGGAATCTGGACAACTTGTTTGGATCGGATATGGTGAATTGTCTAGATGATGGAactgtcgaagaagagctaGAGGAAGAGAGAAAGGCATATTTTAGGCTACTTGAACTGGACGATGAACAAGACGCAGAAAGCGACGAGGGGGAAGAGCCTGAGAAcgtcgaagaagacgaggacgaggatgtTAATGACACAGAAAaggacgaagatgacgatgaagaggagcTTGTTAATAGAAAGAGACGAGCTCCCGATAATGATAAAACTAATGAGAAACAGAGCAGAAAGCAGCGCAGGCAGGAAATTCGcgatcttgaaagagttATTGAGGGACCTCTGTTGTCAACTCCCTTTCATTGCAAGTATACTCGCTTTTATCTGCTGTGGGTGAATGCAATCTGCATTATCTATGGCTTGCGATCCTGGGGGCAAATTCGTTGGACACTTCACATCCACAACTGTACAATAGACTATATTCGGTACTGCAGGACGAGGTGAAGAGACTGTCGCCGAGCACCTATGTTGCAAAGACACCCGACAGCTTATCCTTGGAGGTGCAGCCCGATTATTACTTGTTTCTACTGAGACACTCTTCACTTTACGATAGTTTTTACTATTCTAACTTCGTCAACGCCAAGCTGTCACTGTGGAATGAGAATGGTAAGAAGCGTTTGCATAAAATGTTTGCGCGGATGGGAATATCATTGAGCACCGCCCAAGAAACGTGGATCTACATGGATAACTCCATCAAAAGGGAACTCGGAATCATCTTCGAGAGAAACCTCGACCGTTACGGTCTGCAGGACATTATTAGGGACGGTTTTGTACGTACACTTGGGTTTCGTGGATCAATAAGTGCCAGCGAATACGTCGAGGCTATCATGGCCTTGCTTGAAGTAGGAAACGCATCCAAGGACAACATCTTCAGTAACCAAGTTGAAACGGCCGCTAGGCCTGACGACAAGCCAGTGGGCGACTCAGAAGAACCACAAAAGAAATGGATTGCCAATTTCTGGCTGAGTTGGGATGCACTAGATGATGATAAAGTTACACTTTTACAACAAGGCATAAAGCTTGCCCAAACGCTGCAGAAGGCTGTCTTTAATACGGGTGTCACgattttggagaagaagctgataaaAGACCTGCGAATCTACAGATTGTGCGTTTTACAAGACGGCCCGGACTTacatcttttcaagaatccTCTCACTCTGCTTCGACTCGGGAATTGGCTTATAGAGTGCTGTGCTGAATCAGAGGAAAAGCACTTGCTTCCCATGGTCCTGGCGACGCTGAATGAATCTACTGACACATATCTAGTGGCTGGTCTTCCGCCACGATATCCGAGGGGAATGGATCAGCTGCAAGCGCATAAACCGATTCTGAACAATTTCAGCATGGCGTTCCAGTACATGACGTCTGAAACCGGTGCGAGGGTCAAGATTGATAATTTTGAAAGTTCGATCATAGAGATTCGTCGTGACGATTTACTGCCATTCCTTGAGAAATTAACTATGAGTGGCCTTCTGTGACCATAAACTAGCGGAGGCCTTGATGTACCACTACGCATTGTATAGCATTTTGAATTGTTTTGCATACTCTTGACAGCCAACGTCTGTATTAACTGTCATATCTCTGTGAGATCTGCCTATGAGATAAAAAGTGGTAGCGCCACAAGGAATTCACAAAGTAGCTTAGTAAACAGATACCGAAAGTACTGATGCCTCGAGGTACCGAGGCCAATGGAGATACTGCAGGAGATGAGGACTCCAGCAATCATAGTCGATCACACTTCCAGTTGCCATCGCTGCCTTCTTGGAGGACACCTAAAGTTGAAGCCGGCCAATACAATCACAGCGGTAAAAACAATTACACAACTCCATTGAGGAGACCCAGCTCCCTTCTAGTGTACCATTCGCACCAGAACCAGAACTTGCATGAGGATCTCGAACAACCGGAATTGAAGGATGGCCTCTTGGATATCCTAAGCGCCAGGTATAGCAGCGAAACAGAATACGATTACCAGCCGTTGTCACGAAAGCCGTTGCTGGCAGAAAGCAAGATACGTGGATTTTTGCAATCTGAGAGGGCAGCCCATTGTCTGATCTTCCACAAGGAAGGACACGCTGAGGATACGGAGAGCTACAGGCCTGACATTGACTGGGAGTGCGGCGAGGTTGATCCAGACCAAGAAACTGGCGAAGCAGGCCCTCTGCTACAGAGCGTACCAGGCTGCAACGAGGACGAGTTGAGCCTCCTGCTCAACAGGAACTTCATGTCACAAAGGCCCAACGTGAGAAAGTACGACGAGATCCTCAGCAGGAAAGTCAATGGGTTGAAGCGTTTCTGGGGCGACTCAGACCTCACTACTACATTAAGCCGCAAGCATATCCATGAACAATACCGTCATTTGACCGACGAATGGACGATGATTAGCCTGACAAAACTGCGGCTTAAAAGCCTTCACAGCGAGTCACTGAGAACTCCGGAGGACGCTACTTTCAGCCAGAGGCCAGAGGACTACAATACGTAGCTTTTCGAGACCAGTAGACGGGCATTCGACTAAGAATGGGCATCTCAATGGTTTTCACGTGAATGCTGGTACTGTTAGCCTCGCTCGGCGTTATAGCGAGGCTAAAGGGGCTTAAAGTTGCAAAGTTCATCACACTATAaaggatgaagaatatAAGCTTTAGATTCCGCTAGTATTGCTCGGAAACAGTCGATCATTATGAATATCGTCAAGCTACAAGTATGTGCATTTTGTGCTTCTACACAACTGTATTGACTGCCGAACATGGCACTAACTCTTCGCAACTATCTGCAGAGAAAATTCCCAGTGCTctctcaagaagatctATTCTCGAcaattgaaaagtttcGTGCAATTGATCTCGAGGACAAGGGCTGGGTCGAGAAACAACAGGCCTTGGAAGCTGTATCACAATCGGGCGAGACGTCCTACGATGTGGCAAGAGAAACTTTGAAACAGGTCAATGTTGATGCCTCTGGTCGTGTTGAACTGGACGATTATGTTGAGTTGATCGCTAAGCTAAAAGAATCACAAGCCGGACCTGCGCCTCAGACCAGTTTTGAAACCGGCAGTGCCGCTGTGATGCAATCTCC from Torulaspora globosa chromosome 3, complete sequence includes:
- the CDC45 gene encoding DNA replication initiation factor CDC45 (ancestral locus Anc_8.292); protein product: MYYNVRHIAEPYENILRDSSNHSTCQLVIFVSCLSVDALCATKMLSQLLKKQLVQLQIVPVFGYSDLKGHYAKLDDNVNSVILVGCGGGIDIEQFFEIEPDEHVIETEQGSKKFKRRLYVFDTHRPWNLDNLFGSDMVNCLDDGTVEEELEEERKAYFRLLELDDEQDAESDEGEEPENVEEDEDEDVNDTEKDEDDDEEELVNRKRRAPDNDKTNEKQSRKQRRQEIRDLERVIEGPLLSTPFHCKYTRFYLLWVNAICIIYGLRSWGQIRWTLHIHNCTIDYIRYCRTR
- the APC9 gene encoding anaphase promoting complex subunit 9 (ancestral locus Anc_8.291) → MPRGTEANGDTAGDEDSSNHSRSHFQLPSLPSWRTPKVEAGQYNHSGKNNYTTPLRRPSSLLVYHSHQNQNLHEDLEQPELKDGLLDILSARYSSETEYDYQPLSRKPLLAESKIRGFLQSERAAHCLIFHKEGHAEDTESYRPDIDWECGEVDPDQETGEAGPLLQSVPGCNEDELSLLLNRNFMSQRPNVRKYDEILSRKVNGLKRFWGDSDLTTTLSRKHIHEQYRHLTDEWTMISLTKLRLKSLHSESLRTPEDATFSQRPEDYNT
- the LCL2 gene encoding Lcl2p (ancestral locus Anc_8.293); the encoded protein is MFASGVRMFLAAVLLMASAASGFLFNFNQNQQQQEQKAPQSFEDKYLNSECGGYLCTDTLECVPQPKDCPCPFPSSQLKCILPHDRYVCISKPATHDDKLNAIYDDPVKGPKAKIKGMRDCGWVSEAYKDLV